In Dermacentor variabilis isolate Ectoservices chromosome 7, ASM5094787v1, whole genome shotgun sequence, a genomic segment contains:
- the LOC142587146 gene encoding uncharacterized protein LOC142587146 — MPGDGDCDSQIDKWYYNKKQEKCENFQYGDCPRNENIFDNETVCQNTCKNAITRPEENETDTGTESVKGGGGGESPAKTISSKGSDKLKTRKPKKPNRRPVGVSKYAITRPEENETGTGTESVKGGGGDESPAKTISSKGSDKLKTRKPKKPNERPVGVSKSKKGAGRANCGVRAKKGTCEDYTDMWFNDAEFYTCSRVPEGRCPTHGSFYESCEDCMTSCRKAKVKQCAVKS, encoded by the exons ATGCCCGGTGATGGTGACTGCGATAGTCAGATCGACAAATGGTATTataataaaaaacaagaaaaatgcgaAAATTTTCAGTACGGAGATTGCCCGAGAAATGAGAACATCTTTGACAATGAAACAGTATGCCAAAATACTTGCAAGA ATGCAATCACAAGACCAGAAGAAAACGAGACGGACACCGGCACTGAATCTGTCAAAGGAGGCGGAGGTGGTGAATCGCCAGCGAAGACAATTAGTTCAAAGGGAAGCGACAAGTTGAAGACAAGAAAACCCAAGAAACCAAATAGAAGACCCGTCGGTGTATCTAAAT ATGCAATCACAAGACCAGAAGAAAACGAGACGGGCACCGGCACTGAATCTGTCAAAGGAGGCGGAGGTGATGAATCGCCAGCGAAGACAATTAGTTCAAAGGGAAGCGACAAGTTGAAGACAAGAAAACCAAAGAAACCAAATGAAAGACCCGTCGGTGTATCTAAAT CGAAGAAAGGTGCAGGAAGAGCAAACTGCGGAGTAAGAGCAAAGAAGGGTACATGCGAGGATTACACCGACATGTGGTTTAACGATGCAGAATTCTATACTTGTAGCCGTGTGCCAGAAGGGCGGTGCCCAACGCATGGTTCATTCTATGAAAGCTGTGAAGATTGCATGACGAGTTGCCGAA